The following are encoded in a window of Solidesulfovibrio magneticus RS-1 genomic DNA:
- a CDS encoding response regulator, whose product MYKLKHFGSSLGIGFVQKRASAICYGLAGAIVLLLVAATSYKCIDEKRLEIESAFRDTGNVARAVEEHAIRTFEQASLLAIFIKSRYEHDDSLDLNSLISIDKKAMGIFQQLSIIDKNGILSASSIPGFARVDLTDREHFKVHSGVKEEQLFVSKPVLGKASGKWSIQLTTRLSKSDKSFAGVVVVSLDPFYLSSFYADINIGRSGRIALIGNDGVVRAQKDMVETTVGQRINDEMVDWLQKESWSEANYELLDKDVGSTRLYSFRNVDGFPLSVLVSVSEDEALSGFYLRRNGYIGFASFVSLMVVALSAIMVRMLNELRESDSRHRIMFENSPLGIVYLKDDGTIINCNDKFVEQMGSTKDKIIGFNQAKQSGINLQEKVKNALAGDLSVFEDVYTSITGAKTSFLHIIFNPINPGKNPTEVIATIEDITDRKESEQALAREAEDRRILLDTIPTQVWYQPDEYSYGVVNKAHASFVGIQEDQLAFKKLSEVYPPDVVSVCIQSSSEVFRNGKTIVTEEWVPNASGEARLLLITKSPKKRENGTVEYIVFAAEDITEQRRSVDSLADYANRMELTNKQLNIALARADEAAKAKGDFLANMSHEIRTPMNGVIGMAGLLLDTSLTDEQQRFAETIRSSGELLLLLVNDILDFSKIEAGKLELEIVDFDLVQILDDVMDSMAVGSHSKGLELLCATDPSVPYQLQGDPARLRQILSNLVGNAIKFTVQGQVSVRVSIVNEKESDCILKFSVSDTGIGIQSDKQVLIFEQFNQVDASTTRKFGGTGLGLAISKRLVEMMGGTIGVESNLGEGASFWFTACLKKRDSITEESSVCLSSFFQGRVLVVDDNVTSCENLFTQLNSWGLKTEIAMDGPSALQALYKVINVEDFYKVVIIDVHLPGMDGVALGQTIRSDHRFDSVKIIFMTSLGGNCRQYCHDVSNADCLSKPVHYRDLRSMLGRFFEVNSCQNRQTENLHGSNNEHAFQFSSEWRILLAEDNITNQQVAKGILNKFGLNVDVVSNGLEAVVALESEAYDLVLMDMHMPTLDGVAATRRILDGSSKVINRNIPIIAMTANVLEADREKCFAAGMVDYVSKPVVPQVLADKIAKWLPKDPRKQELYQDTLTKLNRKINKDDSSLKIFDEYGMVERLMNDKDLVRMVLNDFINDIPTRIEALKQAMISGDHILVERHAHTINGAATSVGGEDFGQIAKRIEEYGRAKDLTSAVSQMGFLEEKFIVLKSVLNNYLAE is encoded by the coding sequence ATGTATAAACTTAAGCATTTTGGTAGTTCACTTGGCATCGGTTTTGTGCAAAAGCGTGCGTCTGCTATTTGCTATGGTCTTGCTGGAGCAATTGTTTTGTTGTTAGTCGCAGCAACAAGTTACAAATGTATCGATGAGAAGCGTTTGGAGATTGAGTCTGCTTTTAGAGATACAGGGAACGTCGCGCGTGCTGTTGAGGAACACGCAATTAGGACTTTTGAGCAAGCTAGTCTATTGGCAATATTTATAAAATCGCGATATGAGCATGATGATAGTTTAGATCTGAATTCTTTGATTAGTATTGACAAAAAAGCTATGGGTATATTTCAGCAGTTGTCAATCATAGATAAGAATGGGATACTTTCTGCAAGTAGTATCCCTGGTTTTGCGCGTGTAGATCTTACGGATCGGGAGCACTTTAAAGTTCATTCGGGAGTTAAAGAAGAACAGCTTTTTGTAAGTAAACCCGTGCTTGGGAAGGCGTCGGGAAAGTGGTCAATCCAATTGACTACTCGGCTCAGCAAAAGTGATAAATCATTTGCTGGAGTCGTTGTTGTGTCTCTTGATCCTTTTTATCTTTCATCTTTTTATGCGGACATCAACATCGGTCGATCAGGCCGTATTGCCTTAATTGGTAATGATGGCGTTGTACGAGCGCAAAAAGATATGGTTGAAACAACTGTAGGTCAAAGAATTAACGATGAAATGGTAGACTGGCTCCAAAAAGAATCTTGGAGCGAGGCCAATTATGAATTACTGGATAAAGATGTTGGATCAACGCGGCTTTATAGCTTCCGAAACGTAGATGGGTTCCCATTGTCTGTATTGGTTAGTGTGTCTGAAGATGAAGCTTTGTCCGGTTTTTATTTAAGGCGTAATGGTTATATTGGGTTTGCTAGCTTTGTTTCACTTATGGTTGTTGCATTATCAGCAATAATGGTAAGGATGCTTAACGAATTGCGAGAAAGTGATAGTCGCCATAGAATAATGTTTGAAAATTCTCCACTCGGTATTGTTTACCTTAAAGATGATGGGACAATAATAAATTGTAACGATAAATTTGTAGAGCAAATGGGTTCCACAAAAGATAAAATCATAGGTTTTAATCAAGCGAAACAGAGTGGAATTAATTTGCAGGAGAAAGTTAAAAATGCATTGGCTGGAGATTTGTCGGTATTTGAAGATGTTTACACGTCGATCACTGGGGCTAAGACTAGCTTTTTGCACATAATTTTTAATCCAATAAATCCTGGTAAGAACCCAACAGAAGTTATTGCAACAATTGAAGATATAACGGATCGTAAGGAATCGGAACAGGCCCTGGCTAGGGAGGCTGAGGATCGTCGTATCTTGCTAGATACTATTCCGACCCAAGTATGGTACCAGCCTGATGAATATTCTTATGGAGTTGTAAATAAAGCTCACGCCTCATTTGTTGGCATACAGGAAGACCAGCTGGCTTTTAAAAAACTATCCGAAGTCTATCCGCCCGACGTGGTGAGTGTTTGTATTCAAAGCAGTTCAGAAGTTTTTCGAAATGGAAAAACTATTGTTACAGAAGAGTGGGTGCCCAACGCATCGGGTGAAGCACGGCTTCTTTTAATTACTAAGTCACCAAAAAAACGAGAAAATGGGACAGTAGAGTATATTGTTTTTGCAGCAGAAGATATTACAGAACAACGGCGAAGCGTGGACAGTCTTGCGGATTATGCCAATAGAATGGAATTGACTAACAAACAACTTAATATTGCATTGGCAAGAGCTGATGAAGCTGCGAAAGCTAAGGGTGATTTTTTAGCTAATATGAGTCATGAAATCCGGACGCCAATGAATGGTGTAATAGGAATGGCTGGGTTGCTGCTGGATACTTCGCTTACCGATGAGCAGCAACGATTTGCTGAGACTATTCGTTCAAGTGGTGAATTGCTTCTTTTGTTAGTAAATGATATTTTGGATTTTTCAAAAATCGAAGCGGGTAAGCTTGAACTCGAAATAGTTGATTTTGATTTAGTACAAATTTTAGATGATGTTATGGATAGTATGGCTGTTGGGTCTCATTCGAAAGGGCTCGAATTGCTTTGCGCTACAGATCCAAGTGTGCCGTATCAGTTGCAAGGTGATCCGGCTCGATTGCGTCAAATTCTAAGCAATTTGGTTGGGAATGCTATAAAGTTTACTGTCCAAGGTCAAGTATCGGTCCGTGTGTCTATCGTAAATGAGAAAGAGTCTGACTGTATCCTTAAATTTTCAGTCAGTGACACCGGTATCGGAATCCAAAGTGATAAACAGGTGCTTATTTTTGAACAATTCAATCAAGTTGATGCTTCAACTACGAGAAAGTTTGGCGGTACAGGTCTCGGATTGGCTATTTCTAAACGATTAGTTGAAATGATGGGAGGTACGATAGGAGTTGAAAGTAATCTCGGGGAGGGGGCTAGTTTTTGGTTCACGGCATGTTTAAAAAAGCGGGACTCTATCACAGAAGAAAGCAGTGTATGTCTATCGTCATTTTTTCAGGGGCGTGTCCTTGTAGTGGATGATAATGTTACAAGTTGTGAGAATTTATTCACACAGCTTAATTCGTGGGGACTGAAAACAGAAATTGCTATGGATGGTCCAAGTGCACTTCAAGCTCTTTATAAAGTCATAAATGTTGAAGATTTTTATAAGGTAGTCATAATTGATGTTCATCTTCCAGGTATGGATGGAGTGGCGCTGGGACAAACAATCCGGTCTGATCATCGATTCGATAGTGTTAAAATAATATTCATGACATCTCTTGGCGGAAACTGTCGCCAATATTGTCATGACGTTTCTAATGCTGATTGTCTCTCGAAGCCTGTCCATTATCGCGATTTGCGTAGTATGCTTGGCCGGTTTTTTGAAGTAAATTCCTGCCAAAATAGGCAGACTGAGAATTTGCACGGCTCAAACAATGAGCATGCCTTCCAGTTTAGTTCTGAATGGCGAATTCTTCTTGCCGAAGATAATATTACTAACCAGCAAGTAGCTAAAGGTATACTAAATAAATTTGGATTAAACGTTGATGTTGTTTCTAACGGATTAGAAGCTGTGGTAGCCCTTGAATCCGAGGCCTACGATCTGGTTCTTATGGATATGCACATGCCAACTTTGGATGGAGTTGCTGCAACTAGACGCATTCTGGATGGATCTTCAAAAGTTATAAACCGCAATATACCAATTATAGCGATGACTGCTAATGTGTTGGAAGCTGATCGCGAAAAATGTTTTGCAGCAGGAATGGTCGATTATGTTTCAAAACCAGTCGTTCCACAAGTGCTGGCTGATAAAATTGCAAAATGGCTCCCGAAAGATCCCCGAAAACAAGAGCTTTATCAAGACACGCTAACTAAATTAAATCGAAAAATTAATAAGGATGATTCATCGTTAAAGATATTTGACGAATATGGCATGGTCGAGAGGTTGATGAATGATAAAGATCTGGTTCGAATGGTTTTGAATGATTTCATTAATGATATTCCGACAAGGATAGAAGCATTGAAACAAGCGATGATATCAGGTGATCATATTTTAGTCGAGCGTCATGCGCATACAATCAATGGTGCTGCAACTAGTGTTGGAGGTGAAGATTTTGGTCAAATCGCTAAGCGCATAGAAGAGTATGGGAGGGCAAAAGATTTAACATCAGCTGTATCGCAAATGGGTTTCCTTGAGGAGAAGTTTATTGTTTTGAAAAGTGTGTTAAACAATTATTTGGCTGAATAA
- a CDS encoding GGDEF domain-containing protein, protein MAESCPRDKCKIQNVCSEIHKIGYGDDPAWLAIVLIVRNLLTKFSCFTESQKTLLKSYVFYELKKKDDSDEHLGAVIQRLEHFFEDNKKSKDLKNQFLLQNKIIGAMTGAIDDFLRELFFSESFRSNLVARYGNESLEVLNKDDDPAWIVKKMKVMVTEMLAEYQREAEEWEHKAKNLEQVVNVDSLLAPLHNRGALENHLRTEIANCQSTGCKLSVLMMDIDDFKEINDGYGHQVGDDILRTLAKIVHSHASMYGWYAARYGGDELVIVCNSSADEVLLHADAIRIAVQNYDFYPRKDGKVQGSSVKFTVSIGVGEYIQGMTSDDLVDAADKAMYKVKVAGKNDVAKFEPAENIS, encoded by the coding sequence ATGGCAGAATCTTGCCCTCGTGATAAGTGTAAAATACAGAATGTCTGTTCTGAAATCCATAAAATTGGATATGGAGATGATCCTGCGTGGTTAGCGATTGTATTGATTGTAAGAAATTTGTTGACAAAATTTTCTTGTTTTACGGAATCCCAGAAGACTCTTTTGAAGAGCTACGTATTTTATGAATTAAAGAAGAAAGATGACTCAGATGAACATTTGGGTGCAGTAATCCAGCGTCTGGAGCATTTCTTTGAGGACAACAAGAAGTCGAAGGATTTAAAAAATCAATTTCTTCTCCAGAATAAAATTATAGGTGCCATGACTGGTGCTATTGATGATTTTTTACGAGAATTATTCTTTTCTGAGTCTTTTCGGAGTAATCTAGTCGCTAGGTATGGTAACGAGTCGCTTGAAGTTCTAAATAAAGATGACGACCCAGCGTGGATTGTGAAGAAAATGAAAGTCATGGTTACAGAAATGCTGGCTGAGTATCAGCGAGAAGCAGAAGAGTGGGAGCATAAAGCTAAAAATTTAGAACAGGTGGTTAACGTAGATTCGTTACTTGCGCCGTTACATAATCGAGGAGCCCTTGAAAATCATTTACGCACTGAAATTGCTAATTGTCAGTCAACTGGCTGTAAACTATCTGTATTGATGATGGACATTGATGATTTTAAAGAAATTAATGACGGATATGGTCATCAGGTCGGCGACGATATCCTTAGGACTTTGGCAAAGATAGTTCATAGTCATGCTTCAATGTATGGATGGTATGCGGCTCGTTACGGGGGAGATGAGCTTGTAATCGTTTGTAATTCTTCAGCAGATGAAGTTCTACTTCATGCAGATGCAATTAGAATTGCTGTGCAAAATTATGATTTTTATCCGAGAAAAGATGGGAAAGTTCAGGGGAGTAGCGTTAAGTTTACGGTCTCCATCGGTGTTGGTGAATATATTCAGGGAATGACTTCTGATGATTTAGTTGATGCTGCGGACAAAGCTATGTATAAGGTAAAGGTGGCTGGGAAAAATGATGTCGCTAAATTCGAACCAGCTGAAAATATTTCTTAA
- a CDS encoding AAA family ATPase, producing MNYSWDEIYLLIQRADQLDAGGRLTIFEFLAQTLSLIPLRDGFPTPAEIKAYGLTKAAKKYKGPVENGWQRWCREKRPFDQANFSTDRAGIACGPASGVLVLDVDNHHLFEAWIQEKHPDEPLPVTLKVKTGGHGERFHYYFQYPSGDEQYSCRSVKGIFEIRGIGGQILCPGSLHPETRKPYIFVEIAPIMPAPLWLLEMSKKSYGRKKDHDEQSPPEGIRKKHILEIDLVDTFLSNFNLSDDTKQKILTTFPLGQRSEPSWSVLLGLLNANVDEKTIRRIYQSYPVGEKARERPDWFEREIEAAKKTIAQNPIGVHMQLGFSSGANASSSDSEYGIVNAFDVLTAQTNFEFLIDNFWPKDEPLLITGYGGAGKSVLTLQIAIDLVFPPGNGFLDKFKVLHGRHRILFVQSENSLVGMKRRLELIRGAYAVPDHVIQQSVFFLGRKNDIRATGDLDSQKFQDVIKKQHDSVGFDILVVDPLISFHNKDENSNDEMRRLLDNFSEFCESLKVSPLIIHHHGKFKQERGVGGGRGASAIGDWSPNTWELEYKEKDKKFKFIHKKARNFMLNDDLALELRNLRFSSNVQQSGSKKDTSYYVIKALQNLNGVASTQTILKNEIVKVYLTDNPGKSISAVTAVKYIQDTVGKNAIKTIPGSKGSISYQI from the coding sequence ATGAACTACTCCTGGGATGAGATTTACCTACTGATCCAACGGGCCGATCAGCTTGACGCTGGTGGGCGGCTCACGATTTTTGAATTTCTGGCCCAGACGCTATCCCTTATACCCCTGCGCGATGGATTTCCAACCCCGGCCGAGATCAAAGCATATGGTCTCACGAAGGCAGCCAAGAAGTACAAGGGCCCGGTTGAGAATGGGTGGCAGCGGTGGTGCCGAGAGAAGCGTCCCTTTGACCAAGCGAATTTCAGCACTGACCGAGCCGGGATCGCCTGTGGGCCAGCCAGCGGTGTCCTGGTTCTCGATGTCGATAATCACCATCTATTTGAAGCATGGATACAAGAGAAGCATCCAGATGAACCGCTGCCCGTGACATTGAAGGTGAAAACTGGCGGTCACGGTGAAAGATTTCATTACTATTTCCAGTATCCATCCGGGGATGAACAATATTCTTGCCGTTCGGTGAAGGGAATCTTCGAAATACGTGGCATCGGTGGCCAAATCCTTTGTCCTGGTTCGTTGCATCCCGAAACACGAAAGCCCTATATCTTCGTTGAAATAGCTCCCATTATGCCTGCCCCGTTGTGGCTTTTAGAGATGAGCAAAAAATCCTATGGCCGCAAGAAAGATCACGACGAACAAAGTCCTCCCGAAGGTATAAGAAAAAAACATATTCTGGAGATTGATCTTGTAGATACTTTTTTGTCTAATTTTAATCTGTCAGATGATACGAAACAAAAAATCCTCACAACATTTCCTCTAGGACAAAGGTCAGAACCATCCTGGTCCGTTCTTTTGGGGTTGCTAAATGCCAACGTTGATGAAAAGACTATCCGTCGTATTTATCAAAGCTATCCTGTCGGAGAAAAGGCTAGAGAAAGGCCTGATTGGTTTGAACGGGAAATTGAAGCAGCTAAGAAAACTATAGCTCAGAATCCAATAGGGGTTCATATGCAACTTGGTTTCTCTTCTGGGGCTAATGCTTCTTCTTCAGATTCTGAGTATGGTATTGTCAATGCGTTTGATGTGTTAACGGCGCAAACAAACTTTGAGTTTCTTATAGATAATTTTTGGCCAAAAGATGAGCCGCTGCTAATTACAGGGTATGGCGGTGCTGGCAAGTCAGTCTTGACCCTGCAAATAGCAATTGATTTGGTTTTTCCTCCAGGTAATGGATTCTTGGATAAATTCAAAGTGCTTCATGGAAGGCATCGTATTCTTTTTGTCCAGTCAGAAAATTCTTTAGTTGGAATGAAGCGAAGGCTTGAACTTATTCGCGGCGCTTACGCTGTCCCAGATCACGTTATTCAGCAAAGTGTATTTTTTCTTGGTAGAAAGAATGATATTCGTGCTACTGGCGACCTCGATAGTCAAAAGTTCCAAGACGTAATCAAGAAGCAGCATGATTCTGTAGGATTTGACATCCTGGTTGTTGACCCACTTATAAGCTTTCATAATAAGGATGAAAATTCGAATGACGAAATGCGTAGACTCTTGGACAATTTTTCAGAATTTTGTGAAAGTCTCAAGGTCTCGCCGTTAATCATACATCATCATGGAAAATTTAAGCAAGAAAGAGGAGTTGGTGGCGGACGCGGTGCAAGTGCTATCGGTGACTGGTCTCCGAATACCTGGGAGTTGGAGTACAAGGAAAAAGACAAGAAATTCAAATTCATTCATAAAAAAGCTAGAAACTTCATGCTAAACGATGATCTTGCACTTGAGTTGCGAAATTTAAGATTTTCTAGCAATGTTCAGCAGAGTGGTTCAAAAAAAGATACTTCTTACTATGTCATTAAAGCTTTGCAAAACTTAAACGGTGTTGCTTCGACGCAAACTATTTTAAAAAATGAAATAGTCAAGGTCTACTTAACAGATAATCCAGGCAAGAGCATCAGTGCCGTGACTGCTGTCAAGTATATCCAAGATACCGTTGGCAAGAATGCTATTAAGACCATCCCTGGTTCGAAAGGGTCAATATCCTATCAAATTTGA
- a CDS encoding response regulator translates to MRVLVVDDEVASQIIMKSILNSHCCVDVASNGLEAVEFFVQSLNDKRPYDLIFMDIIMPEMDGQEALRSIRRIEKENKIDKLKETAVVMLTILDDPKSVVEAYHSGGAIFYLTKPATRQVIEEVVNDLGSTNKFKLVL, encoded by the coding sequence GTGAGAGTGTTGGTGGTCGATGATGAAGTCGCGAGCCAGATAATTATGAAAAGTATTTTGAATAGCCATTGCTGCGTAGATGTTGCGTCTAATGGCTTAGAAGCCGTTGAGTTCTTCGTCCAGTCGTTGAATGACAAAAGACCCTATGATCTGATTTTCATGGATATTATAATGCCTGAAATGGATGGACAGGAAGCGCTTAGAAGTATTCGCAGAATAGAAAAAGAAAACAAAATAGACAAACTAAAAGAGACTGCCGTTGTGATGCTTACGATTCTCGATGACCCTAAGAGTGTGGTCGAAGCTTACCATTCCGGTGGAGCTATTTTTTATTTGACAAAGCCAGCTACAAGGCAAGTTATTGAGGAAGTCGTTAACGACCTAGGAAGTACTAACAAGTTTAAGCTTGTGTTGTAG
- a CDS encoding DUF6573 family protein has translation MTTDNAFGNLIYSYTRAQAIADGVLIDVTDTAKTHGFNVHTVVTDNLYRQYVEVPSGLDRSYGQSRDGRLHDVLTLAMFAARASKGTDRVYFKVDSLMEPGRTETVQVIAHIGPGDNAEPVLTIMLPEDD, from the coding sequence ATGACCACCGACAACGCTTTTGGAAACCTCATCTACAGCTACACCAGGGCACAGGCCATCGCCGACGGCGTCCTCATCGACGTCACCGACACTGCCAAAACTCACGGGTTCAACGTCCACACCGTCGTCACTGATAATCTTTACCGCCAATACGTTGAAGTGCCGTCAGGACTTGATAGGAGCTATGGGCAATCCAGGGATGGCCGGCTCCATGATGTCCTGACCCTGGCTATGTTCGCTGCCCGCGCCAGCAAAGGGACAGATCGGGTGTATTTCAAAGTGGATTCCCTGATGGAGCCAGGACGAACTGAAACCGTCCAAGTTATCGCCCATATCGGCCCTGGTGACAATGCTGAGCCAGTCCTTACGATCATGCTGCCCGAGGACGACTGA
- a CDS encoding sigma-54-dependent transcriptional regulator yields MVGREWLVLPGMTQVFLRYLSMVKEYLSGKSAIHNKPLMIIGDSGVGKGLFIDCARQIFEGADSSSSSQLKKQSKPFLRINCASFTKELADSEIFGHEKGAFTSATGKKIGIVEEANGGLLVLDEIGELPEVVQAKILIFIEEGEFRRVGSNEIQRSDVFIIGTTNQKQGKFRPDFWYRFFPVFVPALYERRLDVLYYIALKYPQIFNRLTPQHALSLLAHNWPGNIRELERVISIIMSEDLMRESQLTSDTDVENKSMPLVFPVDTRQTSLAEMYLSRFCSDLLAANFNIKSFNSIVSSYGLQIPYSFASANEFEEIKKLYVQLSDQHYYFCDNSTSADGGNNKKEKYCDIFYTKQNSFFDFFPSLADEKVFADFCKPSESSRGTGALLVTIQQMQNAMNSESNFYSKTTIDREDCTQRVGDLKNTYLVFRDGRIENIGVCFLCICDIFLKNSMSSLNVFDKSDVHLASGSPFGKVRNSIMTRFGKARLISKSLEYALGKKLIFDKEYRVEVDWGDYVKSVLMNNDMHSGDVEIDSSAQSLNECESVLYKVTEEELLASYYKYLRSKYSKVVQVCKHAGLNNSTCRNRLRGYGLLPSQMKEDD; encoded by the coding sequence ATGGTTGGGCGTGAGTGGTTAGTTCTTCCCGGAATGACTCAAGTTTTTCTCCGTTATTTATCGATGGTGAAAGAATATTTGTCTGGAAAATCAGCGATTCACAATAAACCATTGATGATAATTGGTGATTCTGGTGTTGGTAAAGGACTATTTATCGACTGTGCTCGGCAGATTTTTGAAGGTGCTGATTCAAGTTCCTCTTCTCAGCTAAAAAAACAATCAAAACCATTCTTGAGAATAAATTGTGCTTCATTTACAAAAGAATTGGCCGACTCAGAGATATTCGGACATGAAAAAGGTGCTTTTACCAGTGCAACTGGGAAGAAGATAGGAATAGTTGAAGAGGCCAATGGTGGGTTGTTGGTTTTAGATGAAATTGGCGAGCTTCCAGAAGTTGTACAAGCAAAGATCCTTATTTTTATCGAAGAAGGAGAATTTAGGCGAGTTGGCTCTAACGAAATACAACGTTCAGACGTCTTTATTATAGGTACTACGAATCAGAAACAAGGTAAGTTCAGGCCTGATTTTTGGTATAGATTTTTCCCGGTGTTTGTTCCGGCACTGTATGAGCGTAGGCTTGATGTTCTCTACTATATTGCCCTCAAGTATCCACAAATATTCAATAGATTGACGCCGCAGCACGCTTTGAGTTTGTTGGCACATAATTGGCCCGGGAATATTCGTGAGCTCGAAAGAGTTATATCGATAATAATGTCCGAAGATTTGATGCGTGAATCACAGCTCACATCGGATACTGATGTTGAAAATAAATCTATGCCCTTGGTCTTTCCCGTGGACACAAGGCAAACCTCTTTGGCTGAAATGTATCTTAGTCGCTTTTGTAGTGACTTGTTGGCTGCTAATTTCAATATTAAGTCATTCAATTCAATAGTGTCAAGCTATGGATTGCAAATCCCGTACTCCTTTGCTTCCGCAAATGAGTTTGAAGAGATTAAGAAACTTTATGTACAATTAAGCGATCAGCATTACTATTTTTGTGACAATTCGACAAGTGCAGATGGTGGAAATAATAAAAAGGAAAAGTATTGCGATATATTTTATACAAAACAAAACAGTTTCTTTGATTTTTTCCCCTCGCTGGCTGACGAAAAGGTTTTCGCAGACTTTTGCAAACCATCTGAAAGTTCTCGCGGCACTGGTGCTTTGTTGGTTACTATACAGCAAATGCAAAACGCCATGAACAGCGAATCTAACTTTTATTCGAAAACAACAATTGATCGTGAGGATTGTACGCAGCGTGTAGGTGATTTAAAAAATACTTATCTTGTTTTTAGGGATGGTAGAATTGAAAATATCGGCGTATGTTTTTTGTGTATCTGTGATATTTTTTTAAAAAATAGTATGTCTTCTTTGAATGTTTTTGATAAATCAGATGTTCATCTGGCCAGTGGAAGCCCTTTCGGCAAGGTTCGAAATTCTATAATGACAAGATTTGGAAAAGCAAGGTTGATTTCTAAGTCGCTTGAATACGCCTTGGGCAAAAAGTTGATTTTTGATAAAGAGTATCGCGTTGAAGTAGACTGGGGTGACTATGTCAAATCTGTGCTCATGAATAATGACATGCATTCTGGTGATGTTGAAATCGATTCTTCGGCCCAAAGTTTAAATGAGTGTGAATCAGTTTTATATAAAGTTACCGAGGAAGAATTATTGGCTTCTTATTATAAGTATCTACGGTCTAAGTACTCAAAAGTTGTTCAGGTTTGTAAGCATGCAGGTCTTAACAACTCAACATGTCGCAATAGGCTTAGAGGATATGGGCTGCTGCCAAGTCAAATGAAGGAAGATGACTAA
- a CDS encoding response regulator: MEKDLEKYKKIFNEYHVLIVDDAVPMRNMIKFMLKKIGFNTLSEAENGSEAFGLLKKLTIDLVVADWNMPKLNGYQLLEKIRADESLKYLPVIIVSGEGDKEHIVSIIRAGASDYVLKPIPADIFLKKVIKYAIRSVAH; this comes from the coding sequence ATGGAAAAAGATCTTGAAAAATACAAAAAAATATTTAATGAATATCACGTGCTTATTGTCGATGATGCCGTTCCCATGCGTAATATGATAAAATTCATGTTAAAAAAGATTGGATTCAATACCCTTTCTGAAGCAGAAAACGGTTCTGAGGCTTTTGGTTTGTTAAAGAAACTTACAATTGATCTAGTTGTAGCCGATTGGAATATGCCAAAGTTGAATGGATATCAATTGTTAGAAAAAATTCGTGCTGATGAAAGTCTTAAATATCTGCCTGTAATTATAGTTAGTGGTGAAGGTGATAAGGAACATATTGTTAGCATTATCCGTGCAGGGGCTTCTGACTATGTTTTAAAGCCAATACCAGCTGATATTTTTTTGAAAAAAGTTATTAAATATGCAATACGATCTGTCGCCCATTAG